The Vibrio tasmaniensis genome includes a region encoding these proteins:
- the hutZ gene encoding heme utilization protein HutZ produces the protein MEQQVKQERLQGRLGPEIKEFRQERRTLQLATVDQDGRPNVSYAPFVQNQEGYFVLISDVARHARNLKANPQVSLMMIEDEESSKQLYARKRLTFDAQASVVERETELWTQVIGQMQERFGEIIDGLSQLQDFSLFNLKAENGLFVKGFGQAYQVSGDDLVDFVHLQEGHKKVSNE, from the coding sequence ATGGAACAACAAGTAAAACAAGAACGCCTACAAGGTCGCCTAGGTCCAGAAATCAAAGAGTTTCGCCAAGAGCGCCGTACTCTTCAACTTGCAACAGTTGATCAAGACGGTCGCCCAAACGTCAGTTACGCTCCTTTTGTTCAGAACCAAGAAGGCTACTTTGTTCTAATTTCTGACGTTGCTCGTCATGCACGTAACTTAAAAGCGAATCCACAAGTCTCTTTGATGATGATCGAAGATGAAGAGAGCTCTAAGCAGCTTTACGCACGTAAGCGTCTAACCTTTGATGCACAAGCAAGTGTTGTAGAGCGTGAAACGGAGCTTTGGACTCAAGTGATCGGCCAGATGCAAGAGCGTTTCGGCGAGATCATTGATGGTTTGAGCCAGCTTCAAGATTTCTCTCTGTTCAACCTTAAAGCTGAGAATGGCCTGTTCGTAAAAGGTTTCGGTCAGGCATACCAAGTATCTGGCGACGACTTAGTGGATTTCGTTCACCTGCAAGAAGGCCACAAAAAAGTGTCTAACGAGTAA
- the hutX gene encoding heme utilization cystosolic carrier protein HutX: MTDITLAMTETLEQRVARILEEEPKLLPTAIAEKLGVSEVEVVAAFPGDMAVMLDGSRAQDILEGLVGWGPVTTIMHSFGSIFEVKAPFPKGKVARGYYNLMGKEGELHGHLKLDNIKHIGLVSKAFMGRESHYFGFFSETGENIFKIYLGRNEKRELIVDQVERFKALKERA, translated from the coding sequence ATGACAGATATAACATTAGCAATGACAGAAACTTTAGAACAACGTGTCGCACGCATTCTAGAAGAAGAACCAAAACTGCTTCCTACAGCGATTGCTGAGAAGTTAGGTGTTTCAGAGGTTGAAGTTGTCGCTGCTTTTCCTGGAGACATGGCGGTGATGTTAGATGGCAGCCGTGCTCAAGATATTCTAGAAGGTTTGGTTGGTTGGGGCCCAGTGACCACAATTATGCATTCATTTGGCTCAATCTTCGAAGTAAAGGCGCCGTTCCCTAAAGGCAAAGTAGCGCGTGGTTACTACAATCTGATGGGTAAAGAAGGCGAGCTGCATGGCCACTTAAAACTGGATAACATCAAACATATTGGTTTGGTGAGTAAGGCGTTCATGGGGCGTGAAAGTCATTACTTCGGTTTCTTCAGTGAAACAGGCGAGAACATTTTTAAGATTTACCTAGGTCGCAATGAAAAGCGAGAGCTGATTGTCGACCAAGTTGAACGTTTCAAAGCACTAAAAGAACGAGCTTAA
- the hutW gene encoding heme anaerobic degradation radical SAM methyltransferase ChuW/HutW, whose product MSVDIYKFDESILGVSSPDPLRFAFAKKQSAHAGGSSIPVDPSKKLEIFDELMLSEGKKQDKRCLYIHIPFCRVRCTFCNFFQNAASRKLVDEYFDALMVELKQKAKTSWAQSGLFHAVYIGGGTPTDLSPLQVELLGKAIRQHFPLANDVEMTLEGRINRFGDEMFDRSLEGGFNRFSFGIQSFNTQVRRSAKRLDDREVVLERISSLSRTEQAPIVLDLLYGLPHQSMEVFQQDLEDYMSTGAHGIDLYQLIVSGNAPMLNLVEKGKIPPPANTPDKASMYLAGVEFMAKHKVKQLSVNHWTRDNRERSIYNSLAKTYAEVLPIGCGAGGNIGGHGVMQHRTLDSYMESIKQGQLPIAMMTKQSSLEPTFSSLKAGFDSGVVRRSTLPSFMGQDTFDYLKPLFSHWEKNGLVDLSEDYLSLTIAGSFWAVSLAQSVIQVLNTEYQTLHPAPTASGLGAHPHASLKHA is encoded by the coding sequence ATGAGCGTTGATATATATAAGTTTGACGAATCAATTCTGGGTGTTTCTAGCCCAGACCCACTTCGTTTTGCATTTGCCAAAAAGCAATCTGCACATGCTGGGGGAAGCTCAATCCCGGTCGACCCGAGCAAGAAATTGGAAATCTTTGATGAATTGATGCTGAGTGAAGGAAAGAAACAGGATAAACGTTGTTTGTATATCCATATTCCTTTTTGTCGCGTGCGTTGTACGTTCTGCAATTTCTTCCAAAATGCCGCAAGCCGTAAATTAGTGGATGAGTATTTTGATGCACTGATGGTTGAACTAAAGCAAAAAGCTAAAACCTCTTGGGCTCAGTCTGGACTATTTCACGCCGTCTATATTGGTGGTGGAACACCCACCGATTTATCTCCTCTACAAGTTGAATTGTTAGGTAAGGCTATTCGTCAACACTTCCCATTAGCGAACGATGTGGAAATGACCTTAGAAGGGCGTATTAATCGATTTGGCGACGAGATGTTTGATCGTTCGCTGGAAGGTGGCTTCAATCGTTTCTCATTTGGTATTCAAAGTTTCAATACTCAAGTTCGACGCAGTGCTAAGCGCTTGGATGACCGAGAAGTTGTGTTGGAACGTATCAGTTCACTGAGTCGCACTGAACAAGCGCCTATCGTTCTTGATTTGCTATACGGGTTGCCACACCAGTCTATGGAAGTATTTCAACAAGATTTAGAAGACTACATGTCGACTGGCGCACACGGTATTGACCTCTACCAACTGATTGTTTCGGGCAACGCGCCTATGCTTAATCTTGTTGAGAAAGGAAAAATCCCACCACCGGCTAATACGCCAGATAAGGCGAGTATGTACTTGGCGGGCGTTGAGTTCATGGCAAAGCACAAGGTTAAGCAACTGAGCGTGAATCACTGGACTCGTGATAACCGCGAACGCAGCATTTACAACAGCTTAGCGAAAACTTATGCCGAAGTTCTACCCATTGGTTGTGGCGCTGGTGGCAACATCGGTGGTCATGGTGTGATGCAACATCGAACTTTAGACAGCTACATGGAGTCTATAAAGCAAGGTCAATTGCCAATAGCCATGATGACCAAGCAGAGCTCACTAGAGCCAACCTTCTCTTCATTGAAAGCCGGTTTTGATTCTGGTGTTGTAAGAAGAAGTACGTTGCCGAGTTTTATGGGGCAAGACACTTTTGACTACCTGAAGCCTCTGTTTTCACATTGGGAAAAGAATGGCCTAGTTGATCTTTCGGAAGATTACCTGAGCCTGACTATAGCTGGCAGTTTCTGGGCGGTAAGCCTTGCACAGAGTGTGATTCAAGTGCTTAACACTGAATATCAGACCTTGCACCCAGCACCAACTGCCTCTGGCTTGGGTGCTCACCCGCATGCAAGTTTGAAGCACGCTTAG
- a CDS encoding energy transducer TonB, whose translation MNVPRYVIAGGASLVIHAAMLFVAQESKVFAMPAGSQSNTVSINFTPKSVPSHAQQKTVTEPVEPEPIKETVSHPEPKPVEPKAVKPKQAKPAPKKKAITNKPQPKKVEKKVVEKTVEKKPIQKKPVTQPEKLADKKVDKNMDESANQPRQVNQGVSNQEPVLITRPSFSARPTPPSYPRQARRRGVEGVATYEVWLDAEGKQIKQALVNSSGALMLDNAALKAIKKWKFSPHTVNGRAIAHRVQIPVRFKLD comes from the coding sequence GTGAACGTTCCTAGATATGTTATTGCAGGCGGTGCATCGTTAGTGATTCATGCGGCGATGTTATTTGTCGCTCAAGAATCCAAAGTCTTTGCAATGCCTGCAGGTAGCCAATCGAACACGGTATCGATCAACTTCACTCCAAAGAGCGTTCCCTCGCACGCTCAGCAAAAAACCGTTACAGAGCCAGTTGAGCCTGAGCCAATCAAGGAAACTGTCTCACACCCAGAACCTAAACCTGTCGAACCGAAAGCAGTGAAGCCAAAGCAAGCCAAACCTGCACCAAAGAAAAAAGCGATCACCAATAAGCCTCAGCCCAAGAAAGTAGAGAAAAAGGTTGTGGAGAAGACAGTCGAGAAAAAGCCGATTCAAAAAAAACCGGTGACTCAACCAGAAAAGCTGGCCGACAAAAAAGTCGATAAAAATATGGACGAGTCCGCCAACCAACCTCGACAAGTTAACCAAGGCGTATCTAACCAAGAGCCAGTGTTAATCACTAGGCCCTCTTTTTCAGCTCGTCCAACACCACCAAGCTACCCACGCCAAGCAAGGCGCCGAGGCGTTGAAGGTGTCGCAACTTATGAGGTCTGGTTAGACGCTGAAGGAAAACAAATTAAACAGGCATTAGTCAACTCATCAGGCGCACTAATGCTCGACAACGCAGCCTTGAAAGCCATTAAAAAATGGAAGTTCTCACCTCATACTGTAAATGGTCGAGCAATTGCTCACCGTGTGCAAATACCTGTTCGTTTTAAGTTGGATTAA
- a CDS encoding MotA/TolQ/ExbB proton channel family protein, producing MQQISYLQDQLGLMTWPLLICSALTAMIIAERIFQVMLSIEVGKRAIRHELNQISPTNSKEIEALAQSISGKRPLLYKGVSMLLAHHSFSKGLREDAAGIWLQEKRHQLHAGLRLLGLIGVISPLIGLLGTVLGLIEMFKGVAATTGSITPNDLADGLGLAMRTTAAGLMIALPAISGAQLLGLWADRVLAQLEHTLNYVNVWLEGMSIQTSQSGDTQGTPVSKASIGDVSRA from the coding sequence ATGCAACAAATCAGTTACTTACAAGATCAACTTGGCCTAATGACATGGCCTCTTCTTATCTGTTCAGCATTAACAGCAATGATCATCGCAGAGCGTATCTTCCAAGTCATGCTAAGCATTGAGGTTGGCAAACGCGCTATTCGTCATGAGCTCAATCAGATTTCACCAACCAATAGCAAAGAAATCGAAGCATTAGCACAATCTATTTCTGGTAAACGACCTCTGCTGTACAAGGGCGTGTCGATGCTGCTTGCTCACCACTCTTTCTCAAAAGGTTTACGTGAAGATGCAGCAGGGATTTGGCTACAAGAGAAACGCCACCAGCTTCACGCAGGTTTAAGACTGCTTGGCTTGATCGGCGTCATCAGCCCGCTAATTGGTCTGCTTGGCACAGTACTTGGGCTTATTGAAATGTTTAAAGGCGTTGCCGCTACAACAGGCAGCATCACGCCGAATGATTTGGCAGACGGTCTTGGATTAGCAATGAGAACCACTGCTGCGGGTTTGATGATTGCGCTTCCTGCTATTTCAGGAGCTCAACTACTCGGGTTATGGGCCGATCGAGTGCTAGCTCAGTTAGAACACACTCTGAATTATGTGAATGTTTGGCTAGAAGGCATGTCAATTCAAACCAGTCAGTCTGGCGACACTCAAGGTACTCCCGTCAGCAAAGCCTCTATCGGTGATGTGAGCCGAGCATGA
- a CDS encoding ExbD/TolR family protein, with protein MIKTPHSSQTQSLVPDLTPLLDIIFIVMVFLLLTASVKLESLEVELPSSDIKNVSEVHKDSISVNILDHEPYWAINGQEYIDWENFKIALLEETGTSDKKPIIIAADKAANVENLVKLLSFLQENGIPATQLLTEEG; from the coding sequence ATGATTAAAACGCCCCACTCATCTCAAACACAGAGCTTAGTTCCGGATTTAACACCCTTACTGGACATTATATTTATCGTGATGGTTTTCCTTCTACTGACAGCATCAGTGAAGTTGGAGTCATTAGAAGTGGAGCTTCCGAGTTCTGATATTAAAAACGTTTCTGAAGTTCATAAAGATTCGATTAGCGTCAATATCTTAGATCACGAACCTTACTGGGCGATCAACGGCCAAGAGTACATCGACTGGGAAAACTTCAAGATCGCACTGTTAGAAGAAACAGGCACATCGGATAAGAAACCGATCATCATTGCCGCCGATAAAGCAGCTAACGTTGAGAACTTAGTGAAGTTGTTATCGTTCTTACAAGAAAACGGTATTCCAGCAACCCAATTACTCACGGAGGAAGGCTAG
- a CDS encoding heme/hemin ABC transporter substrate-binding protein has protein sequence MKDLKVLNKLKNNKHLLAIAAMGLVLAAPIANADDAKQLRIISAGSAVTELVLALGAEEQLIAIDVTSHLPQSKKLPKIGYHRNLSAEGLIALSPTTLIGSDEMGPDNAISQLKSVGIDVEIVNTKANVEGLLKRIDQIAKITHTEDHSEQVKAEVNQKIAALKANQVPNNEAKKVLFLLLHEGRPANVAGGETSPNAIIELAGGVNPAAQSLTSYKPLSMESLVEMQPDVILVSGRSYQKMGGADAILKSLPMLAATPAGMNKQIITVKGSALVGGLGLESLSEAKRINALIYPL, from the coding sequence ATGAAAGACTTAAAAGTGCTCAATAAATTAAAGAACAACAAACATTTACTCGCAATCGCCGCGATGGGGTTGGTACTTGCTGCGCCTATCGCCAATGCTGACGACGCAAAACAACTTAGAATCATCAGTGCTGGCAGCGCAGTTACCGAATTAGTTCTTGCTCTGGGTGCTGAAGAGCAGTTGATTGCAATTGATGTGACCAGTCACTTACCTCAATCAAAAAAACTGCCAAAGATTGGTTATCACAGAAACCTTTCTGCAGAAGGATTGATTGCCTTATCGCCAACCACACTGATTGGCTCAGATGAGATGGGGCCAGACAACGCCATTTCTCAATTAAAATCTGTGGGTATCGATGTCGAGATCGTTAACACCAAAGCAAACGTTGAAGGGCTATTGAAGCGTATCGATCAAATTGCAAAGATTACCCATACCGAAGATCACTCAGAACAAGTTAAAGCCGAAGTAAATCAGAAGATTGCGGCACTGAAAGCTAACCAAGTACCCAACAACGAAGCGAAGAAAGTTCTGTTCCTATTACTGCATGAAGGCCGCCCTGCAAATGTTGCTGGCGGTGAAACATCACCCAACGCGATCATTGAACTGGCTGGGGGTGTTAACCCTGCGGCTCAAAGCCTGACCTCTTACAAACCACTGTCGATGGAATCACTCGTTGAAATGCAGCCTGATGTCATCTTAGTGAGCGGCCGTAGTTACCAGAAAATGGGCGGCGCTGATGCCATTCTTAAATCGTTACCTATGCTAGCGGCAACGCCAGCAGGCATGAACAAGCAAATCATTACCGTAAAGGGCAGCGCTCTAGTTGGAGGGCTTGGTCTTGAAAGCCTTTCTGAAGCGAAGCGAATAAACGCACTTATCTATCCGCTATAA
- a CDS encoding FecCD family ABC transporter permease, which translates to MLLRSVPLKTSMLGFGAILVLTALYSVTVGPMDISLADSAASLFQPSNDLAPHINLVIQEIRLPRTILCMLIGAILALCGAVMQGLFRNPLAEPGIIGVSAGAALGAALAIVLFSELSLQYPAFMNFAAVPVFAFLGGALTTLLVYKLGTGKFGTSVTIMLLAGVAISALSGAGIGFLNFIADDQMLRDLSLWSMGSLAGAKWSGILLAAVTLVGLFVVFYRQAMSLNALLLGESEAQHLGIPVQKLKRKLILLTAAGVGITVSLSGMIGFIGLVIPHLGRMLAGPDHRVLLPLSAVLGALLLTAADMFSRVALAPAELPVGIVTAIIGAPFFLYLLFQQKGRIL; encoded by the coding sequence ATGTTGTTACGATCCGTCCCACTAAAAACATCGATGTTAGGCTTTGGCGCCATCCTAGTCTTAACCGCGCTGTACTCGGTCACCGTTGGGCCTATGGACATAAGCTTAGCTGACAGCGCAGCTAGCCTATTCCAACCCAGCAATGACTTAGCTCCCCACATCAATTTGGTGATTCAAGAGATCCGCTTACCGAGAACCATCTTATGTATGCTAATAGGCGCGATTCTCGCATTATGTGGTGCCGTCATGCAGGGGCTATTTAGAAACCCGCTTGCAGAACCTGGGATCATAGGCGTCTCTGCCGGAGCTGCATTAGGCGCGGCGTTGGCTATTGTTCTTTTCTCTGAGCTTTCACTGCAATACCCTGCTTTCATGAACTTTGCAGCCGTTCCAGTATTTGCCTTTTTAGGTGGCGCTTTAACTACCCTGTTAGTTTATAAGTTAGGTACGGGAAAATTCGGTACCTCGGTGACCATCATGTTATTAGCGGGGGTGGCAATTAGCGCACTATCAGGCGCAGGTATTGGCTTCTTAAACTTCATTGCTGATGATCAAATGCTGCGTGATCTTTCGTTGTGGTCGATGGGGTCTTTGGCGGGCGCTAAGTGGTCCGGCATTTTACTTGCTGCTGTCACACTCGTTGGGTTGTTTGTTGTTTTCTACCGCCAAGCAATGTCACTGAATGCTCTATTACTGGGCGAATCAGAAGCACAACACCTTGGCATCCCAGTACAGAAACTCAAGCGAAAGCTCATTCTACTGACTGCCGCAGGCGTTGGTATCACGGTTAGCTTGTCTGGCATGATTGGCTTCATCGGACTGGTTATTCCTCATTTAGGCCGCATGTTAGCGGGCCCAGATCATCGAGTCCTACTCCCATTGTCTGCGGTATTAGGCGCGTTACTATTAACAGCTGCAGACATGTTCTCTCGCGTGGCACTGGCACCAGCTGAGTTGCCAGTTGGTATTGTAACTGCAATTATCGGTGCTCCATTTTTCTTGTATCTACTATTTCAACAGAAAGGGAGAATCCTTTAA
- a CDS encoding heme ABC transporter ATP-binding protein, with amino-acid sequence MFPAALKATDIEVKFGSKVILDRVSIEIEAGKVTTLLGPNGAGKSTLLKALCQEISSTGDIQYFGHTKDKWSSQKLAKHLAMLPQHSTLTFPFLAHEVVELGGIPLQESNKKLTSIASQKMDVADVSHLSKRLYPSLSGGEKQRVHLARVLTQLHYSGDQCILMLDEPTSALDLAHQHNTLKIARELADNHNAAVIVVLHDLNLAAQYSDRLIVLKEGNLVCDGSPWEALKPSMIEDVYGYTSIVEKHPTMNFPQVHPAQ; translated from the coding sequence ATGTTTCCTGCAGCGTTAAAAGCAACCGACATCGAAGTGAAGTTTGGCAGCAAAGTGATTTTAGACCGCGTTTCTATTGAGATTGAAGCAGGAAAGGTAACAACACTACTTGGACCAAACGGCGCAGGAAAAAGCACGCTGCTCAAAGCTTTATGTCAGGAGATATCGAGCACTGGTGATATTCAGTATTTTGGACACACCAAAGACAAGTGGTCTTCTCAAAAGTTGGCTAAGCACTTGGCGATGCTTCCTCAACATAGTACGTTGACCTTCCCTTTTCTGGCACACGAAGTTGTCGAGCTTGGTGGTATCCCGTTGCAAGAGTCCAACAAGAAGCTCACTAGCATAGCTAGCCAGAAAATGGATGTTGCCGATGTGTCTCACCTAAGCAAAAGGCTCTACCCTTCTCTATCTGGCGGTGAAAAACAGCGTGTTCACTTGGCTCGAGTGCTAACCCAACTTCACTATTCTGGTGACCAATGTATCTTGATGCTTGATGAACCCACATCAGCACTGGATCTTGCCCATCAGCACAACACGTTAAAGATCGCGAGAGAGTTAGCCGACAACCACAACGCAGCGGTTATCGTAGTTTTACATGACTTAAACCTAGCCGCTCAATACTCAGATCGATTGATAGTTTTGAAAGAGGGAAACTTAGTTTGCGATGGCAGCCCTTGGGAAGCACTTAAGCCTTCGATGATTGAAGATGTGTACGGCTACACAAGTATTGTCGAAAAGCACCCAACCATGAACTTCCCCCAGGTTCATCCCGCACAATAA
- a CDS encoding TetR/AcrR family transcriptional regulator, which yields MPKRSKEDTEITIQKIMDAVVDQLLRLGYDKMSYTTLSQQTGVSRTGISHHFPKKTDFTAALDGRIFKMFMEHIDFENGLDAFSASWVAALEDAEFLAILRLLFHHIVTAENAHEFAANGIDRLYKLTETQFGDASGKELEWLIGKSLIHMSQ from the coding sequence ATGCCAAAGCGTAGTAAAGAAGATACAGAAATCACGATCCAGAAGATCATGGATGCCGTTGTAGACCAACTATTGAGATTGGGTTACGACAAAATGTCATACACGACGTTGAGTCAACAAACAGGCGTTTCTCGTACAGGTATAAGTCATCACTTTCCAAAGAAAACGGATTTTACTGCTGCTCTAGACGGTCGTATTTTCAAGATGTTTATGGAACACATTGACTTTGAAAATGGCCTTGATGCATTTTCGGCTAGCTGGGTTGCAGCACTTGAAGATGCTGAGTTCCTAGCGATCTTACGTTTACTTTTCCATCATATCGTTACTGCTGAGAATGCACATGAGTTCGCGGCAAACGGTATCGACCGCTTGTACAAGCTAACTGAAACTCAGTTTGGTGATGCTAGTGGTAAAGAATTAGAGTGGTTGATTGGTAAATCATTGATTCATATGAGCCAATAA
- a CDS encoding YfcZ/YiiS family protein encodes MSQDIGNNDVCEACGCAGEIGFIIKEGDDVAEVTVYGNSKALIETEFAKYVELAKQVSSNVEFEASELTEESTELNARFKFEVSAEKIIFELKTRSLAR; translated from the coding sequence ATGAGCCAAGATATTGGTAACAATGATGTATGTGAGGCTTGCGGCTGCGCAGGTGAAATCGGGTTTATCATTAAAGAAGGCGACGATGTCGCTGAAGTAACAGTTTACGGTAACTCTAAAGCGCTCATTGAAACTGAGTTTGCTAAGTACGTTGAGCTTGCTAAACAAGTGTCTAGCAACGTTGAGTTTGAAGCATCAGAACTGACAGAAGAAAGCACAGAATTAAATGCTCGCTTTAAGTTTGAAGTCAGTGCTGAGAAGATTATTTTCGAACTTAAGACTCGCTCTCTAGCACGTTAA
- a CDS encoding YnjH family protein has translation MKGEYVIEIKRQILKGFVIVISIFCSVSANANKIISTPVKGAVVVTQNGSQQRVCYYDDKAYSLGAVVEVSGVLIRCSAENDFETNGALGWIEIIKKDE, from the coding sequence ATGAAAGGTGAATATGTGATTGAAATAAAGCGTCAAATTCTAAAAGGCTTTGTGATTGTAATATCTATTTTTTGTTCAGTATCAGCGAATGCTAATAAAATAATATCAACGCCAGTTAAGGGTGCCGTCGTTGTCACTCAAAATGGTTCACAGCAACGAGTTTGTTATTATGATGATAAGGCTTATAGCCTAGGTGCGGTCGTTGAAGTTTCAGGAGTTTTGATTCGATGTTCTGCAGAAAATGATTTTGAGACCAATGGTGCTCTTGGCTGGATTGAAATTATAAAAAAAGACGAGTAA
- a CDS encoding 1-acyl-sn-glycerol-3-phosphate acyltransferase: MTSPTDPYVDIRPYGDDEIPAALNRLINDEEFISAILHYRFSNHASWFKTLMSPILRVYLKMKWSKLTSVESIQIEVKKYLRDTLAKTTKGVTYTGLESLDANQAYLFVSNHRDIAMDPALVNYALHLKNHQTCRIAIGDNLLKKPCATELMRLNKSFIVKRSLKGPREMMKALGQLSSYIKHSLETGNSIWIAQKEGRAKDGNDFTEPAILKMFHVEGRKQKIAFPEYVKSLKIVPVAISYENDPCDTAKAIELFEKDVNGSYEKGEFEDIESIIQGIIGNKGHVHVGFGQVIDQDFDTPEALAQEIDRQIHDNYKLFPVNLLAAEKEDESITAAVKQEFEEKLSSLPQGARQYLIDSYANPVKNIG, encoded by the coding sequence ATGACCTCTCCAACCGATCCATATGTTGATATTCGTCCTTACGGCGATGATGAAATTCCTGCGGCACTAAACCGTCTTATTAATGATGAAGAATTTATCAGTGCGATCTTGCACTACCGCTTTTCAAACCATGCGTCTTGGTTCAAAACATTAATGAGCCCGATCTTGCGAGTGTACTTGAAAATGAAATGGAGCAAGCTGACTAGCGTTGAATCCATTCAAATTGAAGTGAAAAAGTATTTACGCGATACGCTCGCTAAAACCACCAAAGGGGTGACATACACAGGTTTAGAGTCACTGGATGCGAACCAAGCGTACCTGTTTGTATCAAACCATCGTGACATTGCTATGGATCCAGCGTTAGTTAATTACGCTTTGCATCTGAAAAATCATCAAACTTGCCGTATTGCCATTGGTGATAACTTACTAAAGAAGCCATGTGCAACTGAATTGATGCGTCTGAACAAAAGCTTCATCGTAAAGCGTTCTCTAAAAGGGCCACGTGAAATGATGAAAGCGCTAGGGCAGTTGTCTTCGTACATTAAGCACTCTCTAGAAACAGGTAACTCTATTTGGATCGCTCAGAAAGAAGGTCGTGCAAAAGACGGCAATGATTTTACTGAGCCTGCAATCTTGAAGATGTTCCACGTGGAAGGCCGTAAGCAGAAAATAGCCTTCCCTGAATACGTGAAATCATTGAAGATCGTTCCTGTGGCTATTTCATACGAAAACGATCCATGTGACACAGCGAAAGCAATAGAGCTTTTTGAAAAAGACGTTAACGGTAGTTACGAAAAAGGTGAATTTGAAGATATCGAAAGTATCATTCAAGGCATCATCGGCAATAAAGGGCACGTTCATGTTGGTTTTGGTCAGGTTATCGACCAAGATTTCGATACGCCTGAAGCACTTGCTCAAGAGATTGACCGCCAGATCCACGATAACTACAAATTATTTCCTGTGAACTTATTAGCTGCAGAAAAAGAAGACGAGTCGATTACAGCGGCGGTTAAGCAGGAGTTTGAAGAAAAGCTATCGAGTTTGCCACAAGGTGCTCGTCAGTACTTGATAGATAGCTATGCGAACCCAGTGAAGAATATTGGTTAA
- a CDS encoding AraC family transcriptional regulator, producing MNFAIEYTSAYFSHLVITPRKKVLKHSLVSVQSGLVLIKLGKQEYAVEPSQSVWVPYDCLTSLTYFPNTQVNRVDFSVRLTDSFPRQAGYVTQTNLSSALLEKLELTKSRTLKANNTEQAFKDMLSVLKQEVLAFKPLLCESALSQRFNQWNVDDSNLPQEHTLVMVMREAKKRMQSGQKRTLVIDDLFSGKEEEFEQLCMLVFGEDL from the coding sequence ATGAACTTCGCTATTGAATATACATCGGCTTACTTTTCACATCTGGTGATTACACCACGCAAAAAAGTACTCAAACATAGCCTTGTATCGGTTCAAAGTGGTTTGGTTTTGATTAAGCTGGGCAAACAAGAGTATGCCGTTGAGCCAAGTCAGAGCGTCTGGGTTCCCTATGACTGTCTAACATCATTGACCTACTTTCCAAATACACAGGTTAATCGTGTCGACTTTTCAGTGCGCTTGACGGATTCATTCCCAAGACAAGCGGGATACGTCACCCAAACGAACCTATCTTCTGCGTTACTAGAAAAGCTAGAGCTTACTAAATCTCGTACTCTGAAAGCGAATAATACCGAGCAAGCGTTTAAAGATATGCTTTCTGTGCTCAAGCAAGAAGTGTTGGCGTTTAAACCACTGCTTTGTGAAAGTGCTCTGTCTCAGCGCTTCAATCAATGGAATGTTGATGACTCTAACTTACCGCAAGAGCACACCTTGGTGATGGTAATGCGCGAAGCGAAGAAGCGCATGCAATCAGGTCAGAAACGTACGCTTGTGATTGATGACTTATTCTCCGGCAAAGAGGAAGAGTTCGAACAATTGTGTATGCTCGTTTTTGGTGAAGATTTATAG